Proteins encoded together in one Anoxybacillus flavithermus window:
- the iscB gene encoding RNA-guided endonuclease IscB, with protein MVFVLDTNKRPLAPCHEAVARKLLKQGKAAIYRRFPFTIILKKSVDESEIVDESEIKATYRLKIDYGSRHTGLAILRGQEVVWLGQLDHRTDIKERIDKRRAFRRARRNRKTRYRKPRFLNRKRKEGWLPSSLESRVQNIQTWVNRLKKLCPIGYISYENAKFDTQLMRNPEINGVEYQQGTLQGYEVREYLLEKFGRKCCYCGKENVPLEVEHIIPKSRGGTDRVDNLCLACHDCNQRKGSKTAEEFGYPHIQKQVKESLKDTSAINSTRWKVYEVLKQTGLDVECGTGARTKMNRIRLDLPKTHYFDACCVGESTTNHLYFKTKEVLFIKAKGRGSRSRTNLDRYGFPRGYLARQKFFFGFQTGDMVKAVVPRGKYQGVWFGEVACRKTGSFDIKGKDGKRIAQGINYRYVQVIQRFDGYAYGKGVAELA; from the coding sequence ATGGTTTTTGTGTTAGACACAAACAAACGTCCGCTTGCTCCTTGTCACGAAGCAGTTGCAAGAAAGCTGTTGAAACAAGGGAAGGCGGCGATTTACAGGCGATTTCCATTTACCATCATCTTGAAAAAATCAGTAGACGAATCAGAAATTGTAGACGAATCAGAAATTAAAGCAACATATCGGCTAAAAATCGACTATGGAAGCAGGCATACAGGATTAGCGATTTTGCGAGGACAAGAAGTGGTATGGTTAGGGCAACTTGACCATCGCACAGACATCAAGGAAAGAATAGATAAAAGGCGTGCTTTTCGTCGAGCAAGACGAAATCGAAAAACAAGATACAGAAAACCACGCTTTCTGAACCGCAAGCGAAAGGAGGGGTGGTTGCCGTCATCACTAGAGAGTCGTGTGCAAAATATCCAAACATGGGTTAACCGCCTAAAGAAATTATGCCCCATTGGGTATATATCATACGAAAATGCCAAATTCGACACGCAACTCATGCGAAATCCTGAAATCAATGGTGTAGAGTATCAACAAGGCACGCTACAAGGATATGAAGTACGGGAGTATTTGCTTGAAAAGTTTGGGCGGAAGTGTTGTTATTGCGGAAAAGAAAATGTTCCACTTGAAGTAGAGCATATCATTCCAAAATCGAGAGGTGGAACAGACCGAGTGGATAACCTATGTCTTGCCTGTCATGACTGTAATCAGCGCAAAGGAAGTAAGACAGCAGAAGAATTCGGGTATCCGCACATTCAAAAGCAAGTCAAAGAATCATTAAAGGATACAAGTGCTATCAACTCGACAAGATGGAAAGTGTATGAAGTGTTAAAGCAGACAGGATTAGATGTCGAGTGTGGAACAGGTGCACGAACAAAAATGAATCGTATTCGTTTAGACTTGCCGAAAACACATTATTTTGACGCTTGTTGTGTAGGCGAAAGCACAACAAATCACTTATATTTCAAAACAAAAGAAGTGTTATTTATCAAGGCAAAAGGGCGTGGTAGTCGCTCTCGTACAAACCTAGATAGATATGGCTTCCCAAGAGGTTATCTTGCAAGACAAAAATTCTTCTTTGGTTTTCAAACAGGGGACATGGTTAAGGCTGTTGTCCCAAGAGGGAAATATCAAGGCGTTTGGTTTGGCGAAGTCGCATGTAGAAAGACTGGAAGTTTCGATATTAAAGGCAAGGACGGAAAGCGTATCGCACAAGGAATAAATTATAGATATGTCCAAGTCATTCAGCGATTTGACGGATATGCTTATGGAAAGGGGGTGGCGGAACTTGCGTAA